The following are encoded in a window of Manihot esculenta cultivar AM560-2 chromosome 8, M.esculenta_v8, whole genome shotgun sequence genomic DNA:
- the LOC110619928 gene encoding probable tocopherol O-methyltransferase, chloroplastic, translating into MSMHCSIYPPSILPHSRTNLPSSLFLSSRRHTYQAPPSPRLRSTTVKAAMSTEMDADARVSVLKKGIAELYDESSGLWEDLWGDHMHHGFYDPDVEVSSSISDHRAAQIRMIEEALRFGGVSEDPQKWPKTVVDVGCGIGGSSRYLAKKFGAHCQGISLSPVQVERANSLAAVEGLADKVSFQVADALDQPFPDGQFDLVWSMESGEHMPNKRKFVSELARVAAPGGRIIIVTWCHRNLSPSEESLQKWEQEHLKKICDAYYLPEWCSAADYVEILESLSLQDIKTADWSQNVAPFWPAVIRSALTWKGLTSLLRSGMKTIRGALVMPLMIQGYKKGLIKFAIITCRKPQ; encoded by the exons ATGTCGATGCACTGCTCTATATATCCGCCCTCAATCCTCCCTCACTCTCGCACCAATCTTCCTTCCTCACTTTTCCTCTCCTCTCGTCGTCATACGTATCAAGCTCCGCCGTCTCCGCGGCTCCGTTCGACGACTGTCAAGGCCGCAATGTCCACTGAGATGGACGCTGATGCTCGAGTATCGGTTCTAAAGAAAGGCATAGCTGAACTGTATGACGAGTCGTCTGGTTTATGGGAAGATTTATGGGGAGATCACATGCACCACGGGTTCTACGATCCAGATGTCGAAGTTTCTAGTTCTATTTCCGATCATAGAGCTGCTCAGATCCGAATGATCGAGGAGGCCCTCCGATTCGGCGGCGTTTCAG AGGACCCGCAAAAGTGGCCTAAGACCGTGGTTGATGTTGGCTGTGGGATTGGAGGCAGCTCTAGGTACTTGGCAAAGAAATTTGGGGCTCACTGCCAAGGCATCTCTCTCAGTCCTGTCCAAGTTGAGAGGGCCAATTCTCTAGCAGCTGTTGAAGGACTGGCTGACAAG GTTTCCTTCCAAGTTGCAGATGCTTTAGACCAACCATTTCCAGATGGGCAGTTTGATCTGGTCTGGTCAATGGAGAGTGGAGAACACATGCCTAACAAAAGAAAg TTTGTTAGTGAGTTGGCCAGAGTTGCAGCCCCAGGAGGCAGAATTATTATTGTAACATGGTGTCACAGGAACCTCAGCCCTTCTGAAGAATCTTTGCAGAAATGGGAGCAAGAACATCTGAAGAAGATATGTGATGCTTATTATCTTCCTGAATGGTGTTCTGCTGCTGATTATGTTGAAATACTCGAGTCTCTCTCTCTTCAG GACATCAAAACAGCAGATTGGTCTCAGAACGTGGCCCCTTTTTGGCCAGCAGTGATTCGCTCAGCATTGACTTGGAAGGGCTTGACATCACTACTGCGTAGTG GTATGAAAACCATTAGAGGAGCATTGGTGATGCCATTGATGATACAGGGATACAAGAAAGGTCTTATTAAGTTTGCCATCATTACGTGCCGAAAGCCTCAATAA
- the LOC110620107 gene encoding protein CDI, whose amino-acid sequence MTITNGGVHSVSTNGHITSDKAFKIFVGYDPREDIAYEVCCHSIMKRSSIPVEINPIIQSELRKKNLYWRERGQLESTEFSFSRFLTPYLANYEGWAMFVDCDFLYLADIKELTDLIDDKYAIMCVQHDYTPKETTKMDGAVQTVYPRKNWSSMVLYNCGHPKNKVLTPEVVNTQTGAFLHRFHWLEDEEIGSIPFVWNFLEGHNRVVEGDTTTFPKAIHYTRGGPWFDAWKNCEFADLWLKEMEEYITEKKKNVGGN is encoded by the coding sequence ATGACCATAACCAATGGTGGGGTTCACTCTGTGAGTACAAATGGACACATAACAAGTGACAAAGCCTTCAAGATCTTTGTGGGTTATGATCCTCGTGAAGATATTGCATATGAGGTCTGTTGCCATTCCATCATGAAGCGATCTTCAATCCCTGTTGAGATCAACCCCATCATTCAATCAGAACTTAGAAAGAAAAATCTATATTGGCGTGAGAGGGGTCAATTGGAAAGCACAGAGTTCTCCTTCAGCCGTTTCTTGACTCCATACTTGGCCAACTATGAGGGCTGGGCAATGTTTGTCGATTGTGATTTCCTCTACTTGGCTGACATTAAGGAATTGACTGATTTGATTGATGATAAGTATGCTATTATGTGTGTGCAACATGATTACACCCCAAAAGAGACCACTAAAATGGATGGAGCAGTGCAGACTGTGTATCCAAGGAAGAATTGGTCTTCAATGGTCTTGTACAATTGTGGGCATCCAAAGAACAAGGTGCTGACACCTGAAGTTGTGAATACGCAAACAGGTGCTTTTCTTCATAGGTTTCATTGGCTCGAGGATGAAGAAATTGGGTCAATCCCATTCGTGTGGAATTTTCTTGAGGGCCATAACAGGGTTGTGGAAGGTGACACAACTACATTTCCTAAAGCAATACATTATACTcgtggagggccatggtttgatgCATGGAAGAATTGCGAGTTTGCAGACTTGTGGTTGAAGGAAATGGAAGAATACATTactgagaagaagaaaaatgttGGTGGAAATTAG
- the LOC110620408 gene encoding origin of replication complex subunit 3, with protein MSLSAAATDSPPPPAPDITENNLQPFFVLHQVSPQKSNKKSTRTAKTRRRIDLTPSLPKSVENLEVEKAEEGDHGYVNKRMETFERVWSKIELTIKDVLRNLNISGFNEIHRWVRESFNTIKSFGTPSFPEATQSFPIVKDATSKQVFTGLVLTKNMEFVDDLLTFEELGLHLKSQGCHVANLSSLDFSVKNGIGGCLRSLLRQLVMVTLDAPDISILATWYREQGNCNNPVVIIIDDLERCCGPVLSDFILTLSEWAFKIPVILIMGVATTLDALRNTLPSNVLHHLRPCKFILGTPFERMDAIVEAVLVKQCSGFRIGHKVAVFMRNFFVSQDGTITSFIKALKIACAQHFSAEPLSFMLLWFLIEEDSQVLEGENYGLPSEALLKHAFDLPSYRRNKVTELNWDTLVHGLSELKNLQNQWSTVLLCIHEAVKSDKIHLLDLYCEALDPESGILRVSNAPKGIQKDSTISPGNKDMHKKYPSLQKGGFIWQAICKLRDLPAMQLCTLLKGWEKHTAGIPEIHDKVKELLSMLKFEDSKSLKGDLIDMSKRSASRSHLNLGKDSKAASEKAARLAEFMVGNYMQALECIAFHEVVCFKDVDKLQAALIGDPRRRIQVDLLEFHNIVQCSCCGRHGNTLLPSMHDSSIMHALAQEHGDLINLHDWYQSFKTVLLSSSNKWKNRVKHSPSPKKRKVTTEHAKPSEAAIQARFCKAVTELQISGLVRMPSKRRPDYVQRVAFGL; from the exons ATGTCACTCTCTGCAGCAGCAACTGATTCGCCACCACCTCCAGCCCCAGACATCACAGAGAACAATCTCCAG CCTTTCTTTGTTCTGCATCAAGTGTCACCTCAGAAATCGAATAAAAAGTCAACTAGAACAGCAAAAACCAGGAGGCGTATTGATTTAACTCCCTCATTACCCAAGAGTGTTGAGAATTTAGAGGTTGAGAAGGCTGAAGAGGGTGATCATGGATATGTCAACAAGCGAATGGAAACTTTTGAGCGTGTTTGGTCAAAAATTGAGTTAACAATTAAA GATGTTTTGAGGAATCTTAATATTAGCGGATTCAATGAGATACATCGGTGGGTTCGTGAGTCCTTCAACACCATTAAATCATTTGGAACACCTTCTTTTCCTGAGGCAACAcaatcttttcctattgtgaaAGATGCCACTTCTAAACAAGTGTTCACCGGGTTGGTCCTTACCA AGAATATGGAGTTTGTTGATGATCTACTGACATTTGAGGAGCTTGGcttacatttaaaatctcaaggATGCCATGTGGCTAATCTCTCCTCACTGGATTTCTCAGTGAAAAATGGTATTGGTGGCTGTCTAAGAAGTTTATTGAGACAACTTGTAATGGTTACTTTGGAT GCACCTGATATCTCCATCTTAGCTACCTGGTACAGAGAACAAGGAAACTGCAATAATCCGGTTGTTATAATCATAGATGACTTGGAGCGATGTTGTGGGCCAGTCTTGTCTGATTTCATCCTTACGTTGAG TGAATGGGCGTTCAAAATCCCAGTGATTTTAATAATGGGAGTTGCAACAACACTAGATGCCCTGAGAAATACACTTCCTTCAAATGTGCTGCATCATTTGCGCCCTTGTAAGTTCATTTTGGGAACCCCTTTTGAGAGGATGGATGCAATTGTTGAGGCTGTTCTTGTGAAGCAGTGTTCTGGGTTCAGAATAGGCCACAAGGTGGCTGTTTTTATGAGAAATTTCTTTGTAAGCCAGGATGGGACTATAACATCTTTTATAAAAGCTTTAAAG ATAGCATGTGCTCAACATTTCTCTGCGGAACCTCTAAGCTTTATGCTCCTATGGTTTCTTATTGAAGAGGACAGCCAG GTATTAGAAGGTGAAAATTATGGATTGCCATCAGAAGCACTGCTCAAGCATGCCTTTGATCTTCCATCTTATAGGAG AAATAAAGTGACCGAACTGAATTGGGACACTTTGGTTCATGGATTATCAGAATTGAAAAACTTACAGAATCAGTGGAGCACTGTACTTCTG TGTATACATGAAGCTGTAAAGAGTGATAAAATCCACCTGTTAGACTTATATTGTGAAGCCCTTGATCCAGAATCAGGCATATTACGGGTTTCTAATGCTCCCAAGGGCATACAGAAAGATTCAACGATATCTCCAGGCAATAAAGATATGCATAAAAAATATCCTAGTTTACAAAAAGGTGGTTTTATCTGGCAAGCGATATGCAAGTTGAG GGATCTTCCAGCAATGCAGCTATGCACATTACTTAAAGGTTGGGAGAAACATACAGCGGGTATCCCTGAG ATCCATGACAAAGTGAAGGAGTTGCTATCAATGTTGAAATTTGAGGATAGCAAGAGTTTGAAAGGAGATTTGATCGACATGTCCAA GAGATCTGCATCTCGAAGCCATTTGAATTTAGGGAAGGATTCCAAAGCAGCAAGTGAGAAGGCTGCTAGACTAGCCGAATTTATGGTTGG AAACTACATGCAAGCCCTTGAGTGCATAGCTTTCCATGAAGTTGTCTGCTTTAAGGATGTTGACAAACTTCAAGCA GCATTaattggagatccaagaagaagGATTCAAGTTGATCTTCTTGAATTCCACAATATCGTTCAGTGCAGTTGCTGCGGTAGGCATGGCAATACCCTGTTGCCATCCATGCATGATTCCTCAATTAT GCATGCCTTGGCTCAGGAGCATGGCGATCTTATTAATCTTCATGACTGGTATCAATCTTTCAAAACAGTACTTCTTAGCTCTAGTAATAAATGGAAAAACCGGGTAAAGCATTCTCCATcaccaaagaaaaggaaagttacAACTGAACATGCAAAGCCAAGTGAAGCAGCAATTCA AGCACGGTTTTGTAAGGCAGTTACAGAGCTCCAGATTTCAGGTCTTGTTCGTATGCCTAGCAAAAGACGCCCGGATTATGTGCAGAGAGTGGCCTTTGGACTTTAG
- the LOC110621215 gene encoding uncharacterized protein LOC110621215: protein MKSGTNGVSRGQRAKSVKVEGPNWILIAGGALLSTLSIRLGYKLKQTLDSRQQTNTNNSLKGNGKSSDRRRVGGCHMHSNMYSFTQDDDGCFNCMLGNEGIADLKQQPSHQMLSESDVALPLVTVPGPEFNKDNGVMWVSSPDRLELPPKPFYHSNCSDSPCASESGSDIFSKREVIQKLRQQLKRRDDMIMEMQDQIVELQNSVNAQLAHSANVQSQLDAANRDLFDSEREIQRLRKAIADHCVKHAATNEKISTVTIWPSEVRNGHANGYLDGDSGLELSEKGRGDGDKIDMLKREVGELKEVIEGKEYLLQSYKEQKAELSIKIKELQQRLDSHLPNIL, encoded by the exons ATGAAATCAGGAACTAATGGGGTCTCCAGAGGTCAGAGGGCAAAAAGTGTTAAGGTTGAGGGACCAAATTGGATTCTAATTGCAGGTGGTGCCTTGTTAAGTACTTTGTCAATTCGCCTTGGTTACAAGCTGAAGCAGACACTGGATTCAAGGCAACAGACTAATACTAATAATAGTCTGAAAG GGAATGGGAAATCATCTGACAGAAGGAGAGTAGGAGGCTGCCATATGCATTCAAACATGTATTCCTTTACGCAAGATGATGATGGTTGCTTCAACTGCATGTTAG GGAATGAAGGCATTGCAGATTTGAAGCAGCAGCCCAGTCATCAGATGTTGTCTGAATCTGATGTTGCTCTTCCTTTGGTAACTGTTCCTGGCCCAGAATTTAATAAGGATAATGGTGTTATGTGGGTATCCTCTCCTGATCGGCTTGAGTTGCCTCCAAAGCCATTTTATCATTCAAATTGCTCTGACTCGCCATGTGCCTCAGAATCTGGTTCTGACATCTTCAGCAAGCGGGAAGTGATACAGAAGTTAAGGCAGCAGTTGAAGAGAAGGGATGACATGATAATGGAGATGCAAGATCAGATTGTAGAGTTGCAGAATTCAGTCAATGCTCAGCTAGCACATTCTGCAAATGTGCAGTCACAGCTTGATGCAGCTAACAGGGATTTGTTTGATTCTGAGAGAGAAATCCAGAGGCTGAGGAAGGCAATTGCTGACCACTGTGTGAAACATGCAGCCACCAATGAGAAAATATCGACAGTCACCATATGGCCATCTGAGGTGAGAAATGGTCATGCAAATGGATACCTGGATGGAGACAGCGGTTTGGAGTTGTCAGAAAAGGGGAGAGGAGATGGGGACAAGATTGACATGTTGAAGAGAGAAGTAGGAGAGTTGAAGGAAGTAATAGAAGGGAAAGAGTACTTGTTGCAGAGCTACAAGGAGCAGAAGGCAGAGCTCTCCATCAAGATTAAAGAGTTGCAACAAAGACTGGATTCTCATCTCCCTAATATTTTGTAG
- the LOC110621234 gene encoding putative mediator of RNA polymerase II transcription subunit 12 → MDQQQLLLQHQQQQFLLLQQLQKQAQQQQQHQQAGAIARFPSNIDAHLRPPGLHRPLNLQQQNPNPNSNPHLQQQGSNLGPNTQQLQHSEQQQQQQQKQQQQQGIRPPVNQVELQMAYQDAWRVCHPDVKRPFSSLEDACERLLPYHVVADYEAEEDDRILDSDTTGQIPSRIQQWDFNIAAKVAEFTGTFEKQALAFNIISRKRALGEFRSEERLMIEQILLQEEKRQLFELKTEMEKAGREAQLRMAAIAQAEQGRAEPHGHSEMMSRAPIRTSALGSQGNNVRISHDMGEQEHGGNPDQMMNGWGNNAPKDEKEPSEDFLNDEETENGETDAQGKWREVGEFDLNSR, encoded by the exons ATGGATCAACAGCAATTGCTCTTACAACACCAACAACAGCAATTTCTCTTGCTACAACAATTACAGAAGCAAGCccaacagcagcagcagcatcAACAAGCGGGAGCCATTGCACGATTTCCTTCCAACATCGATGCCCACCTCCGCCCCCCGGGTCTCCATCGTCCTCTCAATCTCCAACAGcaaaaccctaaccctaattCTAATCCCCATTTGCAGCAGCAGGGATCCAATTTGGGCCCAAATACGCAGCAACTGCAGCATTctgagcagcagcagcagcagcagcaaaaACAACAGCAGCAGCAGGGGATCCGGCCTCCTGTGAACCAGGTTGAGCTCCAGATGGCTTACCAGGACGCTTGGCGTGTCTGCCACCCGGATGTGAAGAGGCCATTTTCTTCGCTAGAGGATGCCTGTGAAAG ATTACTACCTTATCATGTAGTAGCAGACTATGAAGCGGAGGAGGATGATAGAATTCTCGATTCTGACACAACAGGTCAAATCCCTTCTCGAATTCAGCAATGGGATTTCAATATTGCAGCCAAAGTTGCAGAATTCACAGGCACATTTGAGAAACAGGCCCTAGCTTTCAATATAATAAGCCGCAAGCGAGCACTGGGGGAATTCCGGTCTGAAGAGAGATTGATGATTGAGCAGATTCTTCTCCAGGAGGAGAAGCGGCAATTGTTTGAGCTGAAAACAGAAATGGAAAAAGCTGGTAGGGAGGCTCAGTTGAGAATGGCAGCCATCGCCCAGGCGGAGCAAGGTCGTGCAGAACCACATGGTCATTCTGAAATGATGTCTCGTGCTCCAATACGGACAAGTGCCCTTGGATCACAAGGCAATAATGTTCGAATTAGTCATGACATGGGAGAGCAGGAACATGGTGGAAACCCTGATCAGATGATGAATGGCTGGGGAAACAATGCACCGAAAGATGAGAAGGAACCATCTGAAGATTTCTTAAACGATGAGGAGACTGAAAATGGAGAGACTGATGCCCAGGGCAAATGGCGAGAAGTTGGGGAATTTGATCTGAACTCCAGATGA